A part of Leptospira inadai serovar Lyme str. 10 genomic DNA contains:
- a CDS encoding malate dehydrogenase produces the protein MGNTVKVAVTGAAGQIGYSLLFRIASGQMFGSDTPVEIQMLELEAALPAAKGVIMELEDCAFPLLQKVTVSSDLDTAFKDINWALLVGSVPRKAGMERGDLLKINGGIFVNQGKALEKNAASDLRVLVVGNPCNTNCLIAMNNAKGIPTDRWFAMTKLDENRAKSQLANKAGVPVKDVTNVGIWGNHSATQYPDFYNAKIAGKAATDVIKDQEWLKGDFIKNVQQRGAEIIKARGASSAASAANGVVDTVRQIINPTPAADWFSVAVASDGSYEADKGLIFGFPVKSDGKKVEIVKGLTLNDFAKEKFKITHDELKSERDEVKGML, from the coding sequence ATGGGAAACACAGTTAAAGTAGCAGTTACCGGAGCCGCAGGGCAAATCGGTTATTCTCTTCTATTCCGGATCGCCTCCGGCCAAATGTTTGGATCGGACACTCCGGTTGAAATCCAAATGTTGGAACTGGAAGCTGCTTTACCCGCGGCAAAGGGCGTAATTATGGAGTTGGAAGACTGTGCTTTCCCGCTTCTTCAAAAAGTAACCGTTTCCTCCGATTTAGATACCGCGTTTAAAGACATTAACTGGGCTCTTTTGGTAGGCTCGGTTCCTCGTAAAGCCGGGATGGAAAGAGGGGACCTTCTTAAAATTAACGGCGGAATTTTCGTGAACCAAGGTAAGGCTTTGGAAAAGAATGCGGCTTCCGATTTAAGAGTGCTCGTAGTCGGAAACCCGTGTAACACGAATTGCTTGATTGCAATGAATAATGCAAAAGGAATTCCTACGGATCGCTGGTTTGCGATGACTAAGTTGGATGAAAATCGTGCGAAATCGCAGTTAGCGAATAAAGCGGGTGTTCCGGTAAAAGATGTAACCAATGTCGGGATCTGGGGAAATCACTCCGCGACGCAATATCCGGATTTCTATAACGCTAAAATTGCCGGAAAAGCGGCGACCGATGTGATCAAGGACCAGGAATGGTTAAAAGGCGATTTCATTAAAAACGTTCAGCAACGGGGTGCCGAAATTATCAAAGCCAGAGGCGCATCTTCTGCGGCTTCTGCGGCGAACGGAGTCGTAGACACCGTCCGTCAAATCATCAATCCGACTCCTGCAGCCGATTGGTTTAGCGTAGCAGTCGCGTCGGACGGATCTTACGAGGCAGACAAAGGCTTAATTTTCGGGTTTCCGGTAAAATCGGACGGGAAAAAAGTGGAGATCGTTAAGGGGCTGACCTTAAACGACTTCGCAAAAGAGAAGTTTAAGATTACCCATGACGAACTTAAATCCGAGCGGGATGAAGTAAAGGGAATGCTTTAA
- a CDS encoding aminotransferase class I/II-fold pyridoxal phosphate-dependent enzyme: protein MRELRTFSVPFYGELPAFFSRLESTNRIRSLDPPIGIDLCSNDYLGLSQHPEIIESLKEGIDLFGAGSTASRLVRGHRDVFSRLEDDFSSWVDSEASLFFANGYAANLGTLSCVCDPSYVVFADRKNHASLMDGIRLSGAKKVYYRHLDLNHLEQLLRKHSSSKHKIIVTETVFSMDGDVAQIRDLLELKDRYGALLYLDEAHAIGLFGPKGAGFANSQLSSSELEGIDFRMATLGKALGLEGAMVSCTAEVRKFLLHSARTFVFSTGSLPAIAHAGRTAVRLAKSMDAERKRVEEFSLHLRKGIEAKGYSFGRSSSQIVPILLENEKEALELATLFEAAGFQAKAIRPPTVDISRIRVSINAKLHKEDLILFLSILRER from the coding sequence GTGCGGGAACTCAGGACATTCAGCGTCCCCTTTTACGGCGAGTTACCCGCCTTTTTTTCCCGACTCGAATCTACGAATCGAATCAGGTCTTTAGACCCTCCGATCGGCATAGATCTTTGCTCTAACGACTACCTCGGCTTATCGCAACATCCTGAAATTATAGAGTCTCTCAAAGAAGGAATCGATCTATTCGGAGCCGGGTCTACAGCCAGCAGGTTGGTTCGCGGACATCGGGACGTTTTTTCCAGGCTAGAGGATGATTTCTCCTCCTGGGTGGATTCGGAGGCTTCCTTATTTTTTGCAAACGGATACGCGGCCAATCTCGGCACGCTTTCTTGCGTTTGCGATCCTTCCTACGTGGTTTTTGCGGATAGAAAGAATCACGCTTCTTTAATGGACGGGATTCGTCTTTCGGGCGCCAAAAAAGTCTATTATCGTCATTTGGATTTAAACCATCTCGAACAACTCCTAAGGAAGCATTCTTCGAGTAAGCATAAAATTATCGTAACCGAAACCGTGTTTAGCATGGACGGGGATGTCGCCCAAATCAGGGATTTACTCGAATTGAAGGACAGATACGGAGCCTTACTTTATTTGGATGAAGCCCATGCGATAGGATTATTCGGGCCGAAAGGGGCGGGATTTGCAAATTCTCAACTTTCCTCGTCCGAGCTGGAAGGTATCGATTTTCGGATGGCGACTTTGGGAAAGGCGCTCGGATTGGAAGGTGCGATGGTATCCTGCACAGCCGAGGTCAGAAAATTCTTACTTCATTCCGCTAGAACCTTCGTATTTTCCACGGGATCCTTGCCTGCGATTGCGCACGCAGGAAGGACTGCCGTTCGCTTAGCTAAATCGATGGATGCGGAAAGGAAAAGGGTCGAAGAATTTTCCCTTCATTTGCGGAAAGGTATCGAAGCGAAAGGATATTCCTTCGGGAGATCCTCTTCCCAGATCGTTCCTATTTTATTGGAGAACGAAAAAGAGGCCTTGGAACTCGCGACATTATTCGAAGCGGCAGGCTTTCAGGCAAAGGCGATCCGGCCCCCGACCGTCGACATATCCAGAATCCGGGTTTCGATCAATGCTAAGCTTCATAAAGAAGATCTAATATTATTCCTAAGCATTTTGAGGGAGCGATAA
- the bioD gene encoding dethiobiotin synthase encodes MAVFVTATGTDVGKTLFCSLFLAKYAAKYGVKYFKPIQTGEDSERVKIMNLTGLNERYFLKNYYTFEIPASPHLSSELANVEVDTDELSRHLYSIRSERILIEGAGGLYVPLKRYYYNIDLIVQSQLPVVLVASTDLGTINHTLLSVEAIKKSGIKCHGVFFIGPENPLRSDNIRTIIEAGEIGLLGTFLLPERRLARQEFLGKVAEEFDPKGILPEILFP; translated from the coding sequence TTGGCTGTTTTCGTGACGGCGACTGGAACCGATGTCGGTAAAACCTTATTCTGTTCGCTCTTTCTCGCCAAATACGCCGCTAAATACGGTGTCAAATATTTTAAACCTATTCAAACAGGAGAGGATTCGGAGCGGGTCAAAATCATGAATTTGACCGGTTTGAACGAACGATATTTTCTAAAAAATTATTATACCTTTGAAATTCCCGCATCTCCGCATCTTTCCTCGGAACTTGCCAATGTCGAGGTGGATACGGACGAACTCTCCAGGCATTTGTACAGTATTCGATCGGAACGCATATTAATCGAAGGAGCAGGCGGTTTGTACGTTCCGTTGAAGAGATATTACTATAATATAGATTTAATCGTTCAATCTCAATTGCCCGTAGTCCTCGTTGCTTCGACGGACCTAGGAACCATTAACCACACCCTTCTTTCGGTTGAAGCTATTAAGAAGTCGGGGATTAAATGCCACGGAGTTTTTTTCATAGGACCGGAAAATCCCTTGCGGTCGGATAATATTCGGACCATCATAGAAGCTGGTGAAATCGGACTTTTGGGAACTTTTCTGCTTCCGGAAAGGCGATTGGCTCGCCAGGAGTTCCTAGGAAAAGTTGCCGAGGAGTTCGATCCAAAAGGTATTCTTCCGGAGATTTTATTCCCTTGA